A single region of the Epinephelus moara isolate mb chromosome 12, YSFRI_EMoa_1.0, whole genome shotgun sequence genome encodes:
- the si:dkey-30j10.5 gene encoding uncharacterized protein si:dkey-30j10.5, whose protein sequence is MSKYITKLAVSLNGTEEQLLQSQGFKKIPTDLNKGAGGKYIYVWYKTESCDAPITRIQFTFRDDMAAGLITAGYTKIPKDLNAGTKGVAIYLWYFQGSTEHDYPIVDIEFSVSAASEAPKFGLGLDRLALDLNRGNDGDWIHAWVKREKETYICDVTATVGFGSDADRFKAGYMRMDEDINRGAGGACVFIWYRLTTNPKLALSDLKVSTNDSEYQQYQQQNYTPVNVNLNEGTGGNMVYLWWKKEECSPIKDVTLLLNMDAVDPYEKAGVIVIKRNLNSGNNGRCEYLCVYP, encoded by the coding sequence ATGAGCAAATACATCACAAAACTTGCTGTGTCCCTTAATGGAACTGAGGAGCAACTGCTCCAATCACAGGGCTTCAAGAAAATCCCTACTGATCTGAACAAAGGAGCAGGAGGGAAATACATCTATGTTTGGTATAAAACAGAATCCTGCGACGCACCAATCACCAGGATTCAGTTTACATTCAGAGATGATATGGCTGCTGGATTGATCACAGCAGGGTACACAAAGATCCCTAAAGATCTCAATGCTGGAACAAAGGGTGTTGCCATCTACCTTTGGTACTTTCAAGGGAGCACCGAGCATGATTATCCAATAGTAGACATTGAATTCAGTGTAAGTGCAGCAAGTGAAGCCCCAAAGTTTGGCCTTGGCTTGGATAGACTGGCCCTTGATCTAAACCGCGGAAATGATGGTGACTGGATCCACGCCTGGgtgaaaagagagaaggaaacctacatctgtgatgtcactgccaCTGTTGGCTTTGGATCTGATGCTGACAGGTTTAAGGCAGGCTACATGCGTATGGATGAAGACATCAACAGAGGTGCAGGAGGAGCCTGTGTCTTCATCTGGTACCGTCTCACCACCAACCCCAAGCTTGCACTCAGTGATCTGAAAGTCTCCACAAATGATAGCGAATATCAGCAGTATCAGCAGCAAAATTACACGCCAGTGAATGTTAACCTCAACGAGGGTACCGGAGGCAACATGGTGTACCTGTGGTGGAAGAAGGAGGAATGCAGTCCCATTAAGGATGTCACCCTGCTTCTCAACATGGATGCTGTTGATCCTTATGAGAAGGCTGGTGTCATTGTTATCAAAAGAAATCTCAACTCGGGCAATAATGGCAGGTGTGAGTACCTGTGTG